DNA sequence from the Cucumis melo cultivar AY chromosome 6, USDA_Cmelo_AY_1.0, whole genome shotgun sequence genome:
CTAATTATCAACAAGTTTCTTATTGAAACATAAAATATGTccactaaaagaaaaagataaagataaagaaaatgaaaatgtgatttATGTGCGGATAAATTTATAAAtgaagtttaaaatttaaaattaattaagtatattGAAAACATAATCACATAATATTGAATCATAAAAAATCCAAAGTCATGTAGTTCAAATTAGGAataaatttgataattattagtaaaatatttatggtataatagtaaataaatatatagataCTTAAAAATCTCAACATTTGatcctaaaaaaataataaaaaatctaaatatttgaaaagataaaaaaaaaaaataataataataaaaaaaatatatgtatatatatattatcgaAAAGTGATAGAAGGGAAGGTGAAgagttaaaaaaaagaaagaaacaagaAAGGTGATGATTGTTATGGGCGTGGttgaattaagaaaagaaaatgtaacgaataaaaggaaaatattaaTGAATAGGGAGAAATCAAGTAGAATAACATTAAATACAATTAAATAGAGGATTGTGAAAAGTTGTTAGTTTAGCGTTtaggggaagaagaagaagaagaagaagaagaagaaggatcatcttcatcatcttggtggtgtgtgtgtgtgttaagAGTTGAGAGTTACGAGTTAAGAGCTAAGAGCTAAGATGGAGGAGAGAGATTCAAAAGCAGAGGACTGGTGCTTCGTCTGCAAGGATGGCGGAGATTTGATTCTCTGCAACAATGGGTTGTCTTCACACTCTTTTCTTATGCCCCGCCCTTCCTCCCATCACATTCTCTGCATGATCtcatcatttcttttttcttttcagcAACTGCTCAAAGGTGTACCATCTCGAATGCCTCGGTCTCGACTCCGACTACCATTGCCCAACCCCAACCACCTCTCTTATTCAAGAAGACTGGACTTGCGGTACTTCACCCCACCATTCCATTCCTCTGCTTTCTACTACCAATTTCCAAacattctttatatatatatatatatacatttcttTCTTCAGATTGCCATCATTGTTCTTCCTGTAAAGAAGCCTCCGAGTTTCACTGCTTCTGTTGCCCAACCTCTTTCTGCAACAACTGTATCGAATCTGTCAAGTTTATCCACTTGCGACCCAGCAAAGGCCTCTGTTCAGACTGCTGGACTCTCGTTCGTCTTGCTGAGAAACTTTCATTCTCCAAGGTATTCTCTTTTATTTCCAACTTCCTTAATTCACTCGTTTCTAATTCTTTCTTCCCAATGCAACTAGTAGAAAGCTGTGGATTTCGAAGACAGAGATACACACGAGTGCCTGTTTAAAGAGTATTGGGACATTGTCAAACAAGAAGAAGGGATAAGCAGGCACGATCTCGTCGCTGTGGAACAAACCCGTTCCTCCAACAAGGCCAGAAGCCGGATGAAGGGCTTCATCCCAACGCCAACGCCAACGCCAACGCCAAAGCGGCTGCCCAATACTCTTCAACATGAACACACCAACTCCAAGTCCAAGTCCAAGTCCAAgcccaataataataatacacaCAAATTCTTGGGTTGGGGTTCCAAACCTCTCATTGAATTTCTCACTTCCTTTGGCGTGGATTCAACCAAGCAGCTATCTCCATCCGAAGTGAGCTCCATCATCTTGAAGTACGTTCAACAGAATGACCTTATCCATCCCATAAATAACAAGAAAGTCATCTGTGACAGACTTCTGCATCTCATTTTCAAGAAGAACACTATATCTATGAAGCACATTGATCTTCTCTTGGGGCCACATTTTTTTCACGACAATAATGAAAATCATGGCATTGGGGACAACAGATCACGTTCTGAACCGGACCAACCACAAATTAACGGGGATACTGCTTTGAACAAGCACTACAAAACATCGAACTGCTCTCAGGACAAACCAACCTTTGCATCAGTGGTTCCCCATAACATCAATCTCGTTTACTTGAGGAGGAGCTTAGTGGAGGATCTTCTAAAACAACCTGAAAGCTTCGAGGACAAGGTGGTGGGAAGTTTTGTTAAGATCATGGACACAAATTCCAGCCAACTTCAATCTAAAGGGAGAATTTCTCAACGGCTCTTGCAAGTTACAGGTTGAATAAAGCATAATTAATATATGTTTCATTTTAGTTGTTCGCTTTTGCGGATTTGTTAACTAATTAGTCAATTGATTTGTGGTCCCTCAGCTGTGAGCAAAATGTCAAGCAGAGATGGAAAGagtgttgtgttgcatgtttGGAGGTTGCCCAATATTCCAATTTCCATGCTCTCTGATTCTGACTTAACTGAGGTAACCAAACTGCTTAACTTACCAATTGCCCAATCAATAACATTCTCAATTTGAAGGCTTGTTTAGTGTTATAATATTATGCTAAATTAAATGTAACATTATAATACTTAAATTAGATTATGGGTGGAGCCCAATTCCTATTAGCTAATTAATTCTGAATTTTGTCAGCCCCACATTTCatttccaaatatatatatatatatatgacatgTATGACGTTCATTATAGAAAGGAGAAAGGTTGGGTTCCTACAATGTGGTCAAGTGTCTAGTTATGCCCTTGGTAGACATACCATACTTTGTAAATTGTTATACAACTCTAGCCCATTATTTATTTTAAGCTTCTTTGAACTCTTAAGGCTAGTTACGTTTGATTTTCTCAATGTAGGAAGATTGCCGGGATCTCAAGGAAAAGATGGAGAAGGGTCTACTCCAGAGACCCACTGTTGTAAGTTTAGTtaatatgaataaaataataaattccTCCCTTTATAATATCTAAATATCTAATATAGAATATATGTAACAATGAATAGTTAGAATAAGTTGGCTTTTGTTTGTTCCTCTTTTTCTTGATGACAGGAAGAGATTGAAAACAAGGCTCGGATTCTTCATCAGGACATCAGGAAGAACGTACATATTTCCACttccatattttcttttttatcttcaaAATAATACATCTTTGTTTACAATTCCTTTTGGCTTTTATCCACATCATAATTTTGTCATGCTTTTGTTCCTTTTAACTTTTTGGTGGTAGTGGATGGAGAAAGAGCTAGTGAACTTGCAAAACCTCATTGATCGCGCAAATGAGAAGGGTCGAAGAAGCGAATATCCTTTTAAACATTagtttttgaagttttttttccAAGTTAATAGTTAATGAATGGTGATTTAATTGGCAACCTTAACTAGGCTTGTTCGGTGCTAAACGCTATACCAACTAATAGACCAGAGACAAAGGCTGAAGAAAGAAGCCGACCAACAACCAACACTCCTGAAACAGCTTCCCGCCGTCATCGTTGATACTGCCGATGCCCCCACTCAACTTCACACACTATTTAGCTAGGATCAAACCAGATTATTTTTTTGTACAAGCACTGGGAATCAATTTCATTTTGatatataaatcaaatatgtACGTGCGTTATTTTCAAAGTTGGACCACTCCCGCCCTTTCTTTAAAAAGTTGTACCAAGGAATCTCAATTTTGAATCGACTGAAACATGAACAAAGATCAATAAGTTCATCTCAAATGTAgacttgcaaaaaaaaaaaaaaaaaaaaacaaagctaTATAGTACAACTAGATAAGTAGAATTGATTAACTGATATCTCAGGATAAGTACGTAGTCTATACTGAACAATGTATACCCAGAGAAAATAGTAATATATAATGTTATGGAATTACATAAATTagtacaaaatattgaaaaattggAGATGTTTTTTAAATGTACATATCTAATACAAGTAGATTGATAAAGTAAAATACATTATATATTTGAGAAATACAataatgggaaatacttataggTTAAAAACCAAGAGGAAAATATAGAGAATTAATTACACACatgaatatttgaaaatttcagcCCAAATAAAGTCGTCGAAGTCACATGCATTTGGTTTCCCAAGTTAAAGTTGAAAAAAATGGGGAATTTGCATTGAAGACCCATTTCCCAAATTTGGGAGCTTGCGGTACCTCCTACCCTAGCATTTGGCCAAAAGGAATGAAAGCGAAGAGGAAGGCTCGGATTCTTCATCAACGTACGTATTTCTACTTCCTCTTCCacatttatttcttttcttcgaTCCTTTTTGGCTTTTCTCCCACTCCCCACCATAAAGTtcgatttctttctttctttcttttttttctctttaaaaatcTATTTCTGGTGGTATTATTGGATGAAAAGAGAGGTAGGTAGGTCAAAGTTGCAAAACCTCATCTATCCCGCAAATGAAAAGGGTGGTGATTAATTGGGTTACCTGAGCTATTCAGGTTTGGTGCTAAACGTTATACCAACTTACAGAACAAAGACGACTAAAGAAAGAAGCAAGACACTAACCACCATGCCCACTCAACTTCACTCTTGTTCATCATTATtcgtttcttcttttttcttacaAGCACTTTAAATTTCCTTCATTTTAATACATATCAATATTTAGCATTAACTATTTACAAAGTTGGACCAGTCCCACCCTTTCTTCTTATAGTTGCTTTGGTACTAATTAAGGAATTTCGATTTTTGAATTGCTAAAACACAAATCAAAACGATCTAGAAGATCATCtgtgtgtgagagagagagggagagagcaactaaagaaatataatatgttACAAAGTAAGGGAAAGGACATAATTAATGCTGTATATATAAAATGCTAAACAAATCATTTGAATCCATAGTGGGGTTTATCCTTCCAACTACCTGCAACGCTGGAATGGTCGGAGTTGGAAGCAGATTCGAGGGCGTTTCCACACTTGGCTACGGTCCTGACGTTGTCAATCAACTCCTGGGTGCGATTATGTTGAGACAAAATTTGTGAAAGTTGTTGTGGGCAAATCACCAAGTTGACCTTCCACACACCCGCGTTGTTGTACTTTGGAAACAATACATGATCTGGCTTGGTTTGGGACTCGGCGGTGGACATCCGATACGGCGTGGATAATACACTGTGGTTATGGTTGGGCATGTATTGGTTGAGGGGCAGGAGATAGTAGACTTGGCCGCCCTCAAGCTCCTCTTTGTGGTGAAGCGCCTCCGAGAATATGCTTCGGCTCTTGAAAATGGCATGCCCTGGGTATTCACCCGTAATACACTCCGCGGTTATTGGCGTATACAACTCCATGATTCCCCCACCAACCGTCACTACTTTCACCATTTTGTTTACTTCTGCTTCTCTTCCTCCTGCACCTGCCCctttcaatatgcaatttcccATTAGCCCACCCCCTCAGCCTCACGATTTAGAATTTACTGTTTTACATACAGAGCTAAGCATTGAGATGGAAGGACGCATATTAATTTTGAGCAGAGGAGGTTTTAGTTATTCAAATAGAAGCGCCAGCGTTGAATTAAGAGGCAACCCCTCGTCTCACCTCACCTCACCTCACCTCACCTCATGCAACAATCCATCCTTTGCTTTCCTTTCTAAATAAACAATTCCAAATTCTGCTCTGCTTATGATGGTGTATGGCCCCATCCATTACCctttctaattaaattaaactaaaatctcttccttttttttcttttttcttttttgtctttttcatCATCCACATTCCCACTCAAACAACCCAATATTCCTTCTTCGTTTTGACCACAAATTTCTTCCATTCCCCCCTTCTTCTTATTTACTTTGGTGTCATCAagtaaatattaattaaatggaTGTATGGTAATTACTAAAATTCAATACCAACCAGAGTTTGTCGgtgtttattaattgattaaGGCCGTGGTTAATTATGACTTGTCTACCGTTTTTTTTAAtccttaattattattattattaccacCACAACAAACTTCAATATcatgttcataagaaaaatgtTATAATGAAATGAAGATGATAGAACCAAGGAGGCGAATATTTAAGTTTTAGGACATGATTAACTTATTGCATAAGATTTGAATTTGGAGGTCTAATTATACTATGGTAAGTGGAGGGATTTAAATGATACATGCAGTGGAAGGTGGAAGAGAGGAACATGAttaacataaaatatttttgaTTAGAAGATGCTTTGAAGCAACTTTACCACCGTAATCATTCAAAGTTATTGTAGccacaaaaaaattcaaacgTACTAATTATTGCTTGTTTAAATTAACTGTGTTTTTTACCCTTTCGAAACTAAAATTAACTGTTAATTCATGATTGGTTCGTGTTAAACCATAAATAGTAATACTATTCTTCTCCTATTTTTGGTATCAAATGCCAAATGGAACAAAGTGCTGCTCCTACA
Encoded proteins:
- the LOC107990386 gene encoding uncharacterized protein LOC107990386 — encoded protein: MGNCILKGAGAGGREAEVNKMVKVVTVGGGIMELYTPITAECITGEYPGHAIFKSRSIFSEALHHKEELEGGQVYYLLPLNQYMPNHNHSVLSTPYRMSTAESQTKPDHVLFPKYNNAGVWKVNLVICPQQLSQILSQHNRTQELIDNVRTVAKCGNALESASNSDHSSVAGSWKDKPHYGFK
- the LOC103483110 gene encoding zinc finger CCCH domain-containing protein 19-like codes for the protein MEERDSKAEDWCFVCKDGGDLILCNNGNCSKVYHLECLGLDSDYHCPTPTTSLIQEDWTCDCHHCSSCKEASEFHCFCCPTSFCNNCIESVKFIHLRPSKGLCSDCWTLVRLAEKLSFSKKAVDFEDRDTHECLFKEYWDIVKQEEGISRHDLVAVEQTRSSNKARSRMKGFIPTPTPTPTPKRLPNTLQHEHTNSKSKSKSKPNNNNTHKFLGWGSKPLIEFLTSFGVDSTKQLSPSEVSSIILKYVQQNDLIHPINNKKVICDRLLHLIFKKNTISMKHIDLLLGPHFFHDNNENHGIGDNRSRSEPDQPQINGDTALNKHYKTSNCSQDKPTFASVVPHNINLVYLRRSLVEDLLKQPESFEDKVVGSFVKIMDTNSSQLQSKGRISQRLLQVTAVSKMSSRDGKSVVLHVWRLPNIPISMLSDSDLTEEDCRDLKEKMEKGLLQRPTVEEIENKARILHQDIRKNWMEKELVNLQNLIDRANEKGRRSEYPFKH